In a single window of the Campylobacter iguaniorum genome:
- the queA gene encoding tRNA preQ1(34) S-adenosylmethionine ribosyltransferase-isomerase QueA: MNSIFDISSYDYELPKELIANAPTLPKEDARLLVYDRKNDKISHLKFKNLSEILPPCDIIFNDTKVVKARIFGKKDSGASIELLLNSPLNDNKFSCYIRGKVREQTRLYFDDLEAEVLELFEDGSRIVKFSQNQKELCVSELYEILEHIGHVPLPPYIKRADQKEDESWYQSIFAKNQGAVAAPTASLHFDEKILNELKQNHNISYITLHVGAGTFKGVEASDIREHKMHSEFYDIPNLAADLISSNKPILGVGTTVTRSVEYFARTKQKSGFCNLFLNPDNRPIRQNYLLTNFHLPKSTLIMLVASFIGLEKTMELYKIAVENRYKFYSYGDGMLII; this comes from the coding sequence ATGAATAGCATTTTTGATATTTCTAGCTATGATTATGAGCTTCCAAAAGAGCTTATAGCAAACGCTCCAACATTGCCAAAAGAAGATGCTAGGCTTCTTGTATATGATAGAAAAAACGATAAAATCTCTCATCTTAAATTTAAAAATCTAAGTGAAATTTTGCCACCTTGCGATATTATATTTAACGATACAAAGGTTGTCAAAGCTAGGATTTTTGGTAAAAAAGATAGTGGCGCAAGCATAGAGCTACTTCTAAACTCGCCATTAAATGATAATAAATTTAGCTGCTATATCAGAGGCAAGGTAAGAGAGCAGACAAGGCTATATTTCGATGATTTAGAAGCAGAGGTTTTAGAGCTTTTTGAAGATGGAAGCAGGATAGTTAAATTTAGCCAAAATCAAAAAGAGCTTTGCGTGAGCGAACTCTACGAAATCTTGGAGCATATCGGTCACGTTCCACTGCCACCATACATCAAAAGAGCCGACCAAAAAGAAGATGAAAGCTGGTATCAAAGCATATTTGCCAAAAATCAAGGCGCAGTCGCCGCTCCAACTGCTAGTTTGCATTTTGATGAAAAGATCCTAAACGAGCTAAAGCAAAATCATAATATTTCATATATCACGCTCCACGTTGGCGCTGGGACGTTTAAAGGCGTGGAGGCTAGCGATATAAGAGAGCATAAAATGCATAGTGAGTTTTATGATATCCCTAACTTGGCAGCAGATTTGATAAGCAGCAACAAGCCTATTTTAGGCGTTGGGACGACTGTGACTAGAAGCGTTGAATACTTTGCTAGGACTAAGCAAAAAAGCGGATTTTGCAATCTGTTTTTAAATCCAGATAACAGACCAATACGCCAAAACTATCTACTTACAAATTTTCACCTACCGAAATCAACGCTAATAATGCTAGTAGCTAGCTTTATAGGGCTTGAAAAAACAATGGAACTTTATAAAATAGCAGTAGAAAACAGATATAAATTCTACTCTTACGGCGATGGAATGCTAATAATCTAG
- a CDS encoding SAM-dependent methyltransferase has translation MSFRDDLATLVPKDKFDSVWNSFFEPKFVGFFINLLASEPKSVESELESLGVEFKQFNLPNFYICEPKFKEILSHSSLFNEGKIYIQNPSSYLSPLMLNPLPSDITLDMCASPGGKSIVLANLMGGAKNLAVMEANKDRFFTLKMNLKKYGCNKAKTFNKDARSVSHTCANRFDKILLDAPCSSYSQFGVSFKEKSYKEIKSIAKLQKQLLNSALTALKVGGSVVYSTCTFYEEENEEVIQNALNSKFELKLEPLNLGLKQAVSSEFGVRIIPDETMDAFFVSKIVKLA, from the coding sequence ATGAGTTTTAGAGATGATTTGGCTACTTTGGTGCCAAAAGATAAATTTGATAGCGTTTGGAATAGCTTTTTTGAGCCAAAATTTGTTGGATTTTTTATAAATTTATTAGCGAGCGAGCCTAAAAGTGTGGAGAGTGAGTTAGAAAGTTTAGGCGTTGAATTTAAGCAATTTAACTTGCCAAATTTTTATATTTGTGAGCCTAAATTTAAAGAAATTTTGAGCCATTCATCGCTTTTTAATGAAGGTAAAATTTACATCCAAAATCCAAGCAGTTATCTCTCGCCACTGATGCTAAATCCACTCCCAAGTGATATTACCTTAGATATGTGTGCTAGTCCTGGCGGTAAAAGCATAGTCTTAGCAAACCTAATGGGCGGGGCTAAAAACTTAGCGGTTATGGAGGCAAACAAGGATAGATTTTTTACCTTGAAAATGAACCTAAAAAAATATGGTTGTAATAAGGCAAAGACATTTAACAAAGATGCTAGGAGCGTGTCGCATACTTGCGCTAACAGATTTGATAAGATTTTGCTTGATGCGCCGTGTTCGAGCTATTCGCAATTTGGGGTGAGCTTCAAAGAAAAAAGCTATAAAGAGATAAAATCCATAGCAAAGCTTCAAAAACAGCTTCTAAACTCAGCACTAACTGCTTTAAAAGTCGGTGGAAGCGTTGTTTATAGCACTTGTACATTTTATGAAGAAGAGAACGAAGAGGTAATCCAAAACGCTTTAAACTCTAAATTTGAGCTCAAATTAGAGCCATTAAATCTAGGCTTGAAACAAGCCGTATCAAGCGAATTTGGGGTTAGAATTATCCCAGATGAGACCATGGATGCGTTTTTTGTATCAAAGATAGTTAAGCTCGCTTAA
- the ruvX gene encoding Holliday junction resolvase RuvX: MIVGIDIGLKRIGVAVALSSTLVVPSEPILRKNRNQAAGDTLKMLKEKGAKTLVVGLPKGGSCEEEMERRIKHFVGLIGFDGDIIYQDEAFSSSEASEIFSDSRDGRFDSVAAMIILKRYLKIVI; encoded by the coding sequence ATGATAGTTGGTATCGATATAGGATTAAAAAGAATAGGCGTGGCTGTGGCTTTGAGCAGCACTTTAGTTGTCCCAAGTGAGCCGATTTTAAGAAAAAACCGCAATCAAGCAGCAGGCGATACTCTAAAAATGCTAAAAGAAAAAGGCGCAAAAACCCTAGTCGTGGGACTGCCAAAAGGCGGGAGCTGCGAAGAGGAAATGGAGCGTAGGATAAAGCATTTTGTAGGATTGATCGGCTTTGATGGTGATATTATCTATCAAGACGAGGCATTTAGCAGTAGTGAAGCTAGCGAGATTTTTAGCGATTCAAGAGACGGCAGATTTGATAGCGTTGCGGCTATGATAATACTAAAAAGATATTTAAAGATTGTGATATGA
- a CDS encoding DNA-processing protein DprA: MDFITKLPSELDRLKKPVQKLYYKGNLELLNLPKVAIVGARKCTPYTKNLVISLASSLRKHGVCVLSGGAIGVDNYAHEGAFPLTIGIFGNGLDEIYPVQNAKMINQIYSNSLALSEYEPDFKAHSWSFLERNRIVVALSQAVVIAQADFKSGSMASARLALDMGIPLFVLPQRLEDSRGTNSLLAKNQANLIDDFDAFSAKFGSLYQEDDEILSFIKINSSFDECYAKFGDKLYEYELESKIAIDGIYVRVV, translated from the coding sequence ATGGACTTTATAACTAAACTCCCAAGCGAGCTTGACAGGCTCAAAAAACCAGTCCAAAAACTCTATTATAAAGGCAATTTAGAGCTTTTAAATTTACCAAAAGTAGCCATTGTTGGAGCTAGAAAATGCACTCCATATACAAAAAATTTGGTTATCTCTCTTGCTTCAAGCCTTAGAAAACACGGTGTTTGCGTACTTAGTGGCGGAGCTATCGGGGTTGATAACTACGCTCATGAAGGAGCTTTTCCACTTACTATAGGTATCTTTGGAAATGGACTTGATGAAATTTACCCAGTTCAAAATGCAAAAATGATAAATCAAATTTACTCAAATTCTCTTGCTCTAAGTGAGTATGAGCCAGATTTTAAGGCTCATTCTTGGAGCTTTTTGGAGAGAAATCGCATAGTCGTAGCTCTAAGCCAGGCTGTAGTAATCGCTCAAGCCGATTTCAAAAGTGGCTCAATGGCTAGTGCTAGGCTTGCTTTGGATATGGGAATCCCGCTCTTTGTCTTGCCTCAAAGGCTTGAAGATAGCAGGGGTACAAACTCGCTTCTAGCTAAAAATCAAGCAAATTTAATAGATGATTTTGACGCTTTTAGTGCTAAATTTGGAAGTTTATATCAAGAAGATGATGAGATTTTGAGTTTTATCAAAATAAATTCAAGCTTTGATGAATGCTATGCTAAATTTGGCGACAAGCTTTACGAATACGAATTAGAGTCCAAAATCGCCATTGATGGCATTTATGTAAGGGTTGTTTGA
- a CDS encoding divergent polysaccharide deacetylase family protein — MAKRKKKAPAKKAGALKIYFGIATCLIIIVAMIYAISASSPQKQVEKDDQKTIQKIEKYLDSQKKQAPKVNLGETNQTKEQTKLIIPKFDLNLTQKDINKTEQNRTEYSVFDTIKSSETKKDTNQTEQNQTTKISKNKAVQPVLQKPHFTSSKPKLAIIIDDIAYEHQAREILSLGFKITPSLFPPTSAHPDTPKIANKFDFYMIHLPLEAMFFKKNEPNTLNVGDSAQKIDDRIAFIKKKFSGAIYINNHTGSKFTSNYKSTKMLLESVTNHGMLFVDSLTSNASKVRMLSKEMGYKYVYRDVFIDNDQNVKSALNQIETAVKKAKKNGKAIAIGHPYKSTFEALKIAKNGALKDVELVYLKDIYGLYN, encoded by the coding sequence TTGGCAAAGAGAAAGAAAAAGGCTCCTGCTAAAAAGGCAGGGGCTTTAAAAATTTATTTTGGTATAGCGACATGCTTGATTATCATAGTAGCTATGATATACGCTATATCAGCGTCTTCACCTCAAAAACAAGTAGAAAAAGACGATCAAAAAACAATACAAAAAATAGAAAAATACCTTGATTCCCAAAAAAAGCAAGCCCCAAAAGTAAATTTGGGTGAAACAAACCAAACAAAAGAACAAACCAAACTCATAATACCTAAATTTGATCTAAATTTAACCCAAAAAGATATAAACAAAACAGAGCAAAACAGAACTGAATATTCAGTTTTTGATACGATAAAATCTAGTGAAACAAAAAAAGATACAAACCAAACAGAGCAAAATCAAACCACAAAAATTAGCAAAAACAAGGCAGTGCAACCAGTTTTGCAAAAGCCACATTTTACAAGTAGCAAACCAAAACTTGCCATTATCATTGATGATATTGCTTACGAGCATCAAGCAAGAGAGATTTTGAGTCTTGGATTTAAGATTACGCCATCGCTCTTTCCTCCGACTAGCGCTCATCCTGATACGCCTAAAATTGCTAACAAATTTGATTTTTACATGATTCATTTGCCGCTTGAAGCGATGTTTTTTAAAAAAAATGAGCCAAACACTCTAAATGTTGGCGATTCAGCTCAAAAAATAGATGATAGAATAGCATTTATCAAGAAAAAATTTAGTGGTGCTATCTATATAAATAACCACACTGGAAGTAAATTTACAAGCAACTATAAATCCACTAAAATGCTTCTAGAATCCGTCACAAATCACGGTATGCTCTTTGTCGATAGTCTGACTTCAAATGCCTCAAAAGTAAGAATGCTTAGCAAGGAAATGGGATATAAATATGTCTATAGAGATGTTTTTATCGATAATGATCAAAATGTCAAATCAGCTCTAAATCAGATAGAAACCGCAGTAAAAAAAGCGAAAAAAAATGGCAAAGCAATAGCTATAGGTCATCCATATAAAAGCACTTTTGAAGCACTTAAAATAGCCAAAAATGGAGCTTTAAAAGATGTAGAGCTTGTGTATTTGAAAGATATCTATGGACTTTATAACTAA
- the ilvC gene encoding ketol-acid reductoisomerase, producing the protein MAITVYYDKDCDLSLIKSKKVAMIGFGSQGHAHAENLRDSGVEVVVGLNPKGKSWAKAEAKGFKVMSVGDATKYADVIMILTPDELQADIFKAEIEPNLSEGNAIAFGHGFNIHYGQITPPKGVDCIMIAPKAPGHTVRGEFVKGGGIPDLIAVAQDASGKAKDIALSYASAIGGGRTGIIETTFKDETETDLFGEQAVLCGGLCALINAGFETLTEAGYEPEMAYFECLHEMKLIVDLIYQGGMSDMRYSISNTAEYGDYVSGVRVVNESSKAAMKEILKEIQNGTFAKNFILERKAGYTKMNAERKISDASLLNQTGEKLRAMMPWINNGKLVNKDKN; encoded by the coding sequence ATGGCAATAACTGTTTATTACGACAAGGACTGTGATTTAAGTTTGATCAAATCAAAAAAGGTTGCGATGATTGGTTTTGGTTCTCAAGGTCATGCTCACGCTGAAAATCTAAGAGATAGTGGTGTTGAGGTTGTTGTAGGGCTAAATCCAAAAGGCAAAAGCTGGGCAAAAGCTGAGGCAAAAGGATTTAAAGTAATGAGCGTAGGGGATGCTACAAAATACGCTGATGTCATCATGATACTTACTCCAGACGAGCTTCAAGCTGATATTTTTAAAGCTGAAATCGAGCCAAATTTAAGCGAAGGTAATGCCATAGCTTTCGGACATGGTTTTAATATCCACTATGGTCAAATCACACCTCCAAAAGGCGTAGATTGTATCATGATAGCTCCAAAAGCTCCAGGACACACTGTAAGAGGTGAGTTTGTCAAAGGTGGAGGCATACCTGATCTTATCGCTGTAGCTCAAGATGCAAGCGGCAAAGCAAAAGATATCGCTCTAAGCTATGCAAGTGCTATTGGTGGCGGTAGAACTGGTATCATCGAAACAACATTCAAAGACGAAACAGAGACTGATCTTTTTGGTGAGCAAGCTGTTTTGTGTGGCGGACTTTGCGCTCTTATCAATGCTGGATTTGAGACACTTACTGAAGCTGGATATGAGCCTGAAATGGCGTATTTCGAGTGCTTACATGAGATGAAATTAATAGTAGATCTAATCTATCAAGGCGGAATGAGCGATATGAGATACTCCATCTCAAACACTGCTGAATATGGTGATTATGTAAGTGGCGTAAGAGTAGTAAATGAAAGCAGCAAAGCGGCTATGAAAGAGATCTTAAAAGAGATCCAAAACGGCACATTTGCTAAAAACTTTATCCTAGAAAGAAAAGCTGGATATACAAAAATGAACGCTGAGAGAAAAATCAGTGATGCTAGCTTGTTAAATCAAACTGGCGAAAAACTTCGCGCTATGATGCCTTGGATAAACAACGGTAAATTAGTTAATAAAGATAAAAACTAA
- a CDS encoding HDOD domain-containing protein, with protein MNQAIYKSIKTLPPLDDTIIKIQQICSDPNGQMSDLVNIIQKDPMLTANILRSANSPLYGFSREITDVNRAVMLFGIATIRGFALSGAIKKTFSMDLKPYGITNEEFMQIASMQNALIFNWYSKVDRDLLKILAPASFMMEVGKIIIAKELIENDKTPFFQDKLKHINTPADLSDLEVDMVGISNEDVTAKIFEQWNLETEMIDAIFYSNNPDDAPDHIKPCAIALKIVKNAINTFGKLTDENLQNTLALLDTYGFEQAAFIEAVKKVKG; from the coding sequence ATGAATCAAGCAATATATAAAAGTATAAAAACGCTACCCCCGCTTGATGATACTATCATAAAAATACAACAAATTTGTTCAGATCCAAACGGTCAAATGTCTGATTTAGTAAATATCATACAAAAAGATCCAATGCTAACAGCAAACATACTTCGCTCAGCAAATAGCCCACTTTATGGCTTCAGCAGAGAGATAACTGACGTAAATAGAGCAGTTATGCTCTTTGGCATAGCTACAATACGCGGTTTTGCACTTAGTGGAGCTATCAAAAAGACATTTTCTATGGATTTAAAGCCTTATGGCATCACAAATGAAGAATTTATGCAAATCGCTTCTATGCAAAATGCTTTGATTTTTAACTGGTATAGTAAAGTTGATAGGGATCTGCTTAAGATTTTGGCTCCAGCTAGCTTCATGATGGAAGTTGGAAAAATAATAATCGCAAAAGAGCTTATCGAAAATGATAAAACTCCATTTTTTCAAGATAAACTAAAGCACATAAACACTCCAGCTGATCTATCTGACCTAGAAGTAGATATGGTCGGTATATCAAATGAAGATGTTACTGCCAAGATATTTGAGCAATGGAATCTTGAAACTGAGATGATAGATGCGATTTTTTATTCAAACAATCCAGATGACGCACCAGACCACATAAAACCATGTGCCATCGCGCTTAAAATAGTAAAAAATGCTATAAATACATTTGGTAAGCTAACAGATGAAAACTTGCAAAATACACTAGCCTTACTTGATACTTATGGATTTGAGCAAGCAGCATTTATAGAAGCTGTTAAAAAAGTAAAAGGGTGA
- a CDS encoding RNB domain-containing ribonuclease — protein MKEFLNSLLTGVDDKFIKVDEREILRVLETIKAVSKHKNKYYLNDGYICGKLDISSGGTGFLMPYDRRFKQDIIIENKNINGAHFGDIILAKLTNSKKARLHATVIAVLVMANETSVVYTKKFGMAIMGVNITNGLSIPLKASQKSLKTLPLGTVLKINNLDNDITEVLGTLDDPQVDEKISLAIYNKKDKFTKTCENEASSFGDSVDKSMYKERVDLTHLPFCTIDPIDAKDFDDAIYFDKENRVIYVAIADVSEYVAAYSALDKEAKFRGFSIYFPHKSVPMLPRSLSENICSLNPDCDRLAFVFKISLDSELNAVNEELFEAVIHSKKRFSYDEVDEILALKKQTDKEIQSWILPLFEITKKLKINRLKNGFDFRSKELRMTIDEGGHILATRFENETPSHALIEDCMLLANKAAAKRINRGVFRNHAPADLKKINLLLDDLALLGIEMVYESDLVSLIAKIQQKADEIGIREDVDKLIIKAQKRAEYSSSPNGHFGLGFDLYTHFTSPIRRYSDLILHRLLKANLANNKKLFDYLLLDIENTCTKLNELEREADRVAWDFMDRKFARWAMQNIDKTFQCYISETGNQTVAKLDDELKGARIFLENYNCPLLTKVIVKIKDVDLGSAKIIGKVIEKLDV, from the coding sequence GTGAAAGAATTTTTAAACTCTCTACTAACTGGCGTAGATGATAAATTTATAAAAGTTGATGAACGCGAAATACTTCGCGTTTTAGAAACTATAAAAGCTGTAAGCAAACACAAAAACAAATACTATCTAAACGATGGCTATATCTGCGGAAAACTTGATATAAGTAGTGGCGGAACTGGCTTTTTGATGCCTTATGATAGGCGTTTTAAACAAGATATAATCATCGAAAACAAAAACATAAACGGAGCCCACTTTGGCGATATAATCCTTGCAAAACTCACAAACTCCAAAAAAGCAAGGCTCCACGCTACTGTTATAGCAGTTTTAGTTATGGCAAACGAAACTAGCGTTGTTTATACCAAAAAATTTGGCATGGCTATAATGGGCGTAAATATCACAAACGGCTTATCGATACCTTTAAAAGCAAGTCAAAAATCGCTCAAAACCTTGCCTCTTGGAACTGTTTTAAAAATAAATAATCTCGATAACGACATAACAGAAGTCTTAGGCACACTAGACGACCCACAAGTCGATGAAAAAATCTCTCTAGCTATTTATAATAAAAAAGATAAATTTACCAAAACCTGCGAAAATGAAGCCAGTAGTTTTGGCGATAGCGTCGATAAAAGTATGTATAAAGAACGTGTGGATTTAACTCATCTGCCATTTTGCACCATTGATCCAATAGATGCAAAAGACTTTGACGACGCTATTTATTTTGATAAAGAAAATAGAGTTATTTACGTAGCCATCGCTGATGTGAGCGAATACGTTGCGGCATACAGCGCGCTTGATAAAGAGGCTAAATTTAGGGGATTTTCTATATATTTTCCGCACAAATCAGTCCCGATGCTCCCACGCTCTTTAAGTGAAAATATCTGCTCACTCAATCCAGATTGCGACCGCCTAGCATTTGTGTTTAAAATCAGCCTTGATAGTGAGCTAAACGCGGTAAATGAGGAGCTTTTTGAAGCTGTTATCCACTCCAAAAAACGCTTTAGCTATGACGAAGTTGATGAGATTTTAGCTCTCAAAAAACAAACAGACAAAGAGATCCAAAGCTGGATTTTGCCACTTTTTGAAATCACTAAAAAGCTTAAAATAAATAGGCTAAAAAACGGCTTTGATTTTCGCAGTAAAGAGCTTAGAATGACTATCGATGAAGGCGGTCATATCTTAGCTACAAGGTTTGAAAACGAAACCCCATCACACGCTCTTATAGAAGACTGCATGCTCTTAGCCAATAAAGCAGCCGCAAAACGCATAAATAGGGGCGTTTTTAGAAACCACGCACCAGCCGATCTCAAAAAGATAAATTTGCTTCTTGATGATCTAGCATTGCTTGGTATTGAGATGGTTTATGAAAGCGATTTAGTAAGCTTAATAGCTAAAATTCAGCAAAAAGCTGATGAGATTGGCATCAGAGAAGATGTCGATAAACTCATAATCAAAGCCCAAAAACGCGCTGAATACTCCAGCTCGCCAAACGGACACTTTGGACTTGGATTTGATCTATATACGCATTTTACCAGCCCTATTCGCCGTTATTCGGACTTGATATTACATAGACTTTTAAAGGCAAATTTAGCAAACAACAAAAAATTATTTGACTATCTTCTTTTAGACATAGAAAATACCTGCACCAAACTAAATGAGCTAGAGCGTGAAGCAGACAGGGTCGCATGGGATTTTATGGACCGTAAATTTGCACGCTGGGCTATGCAAAATATAGACAAAACATTCCAGTGCTACATCAGCGAAACTGGTAACCAAACAGTAGCCAAGCTTGACGACGAGCTAAAAGGCGCTAGAATATTTTTAGAAAACTACAACTGTCCACTTCTGACAAAAGTCATAGTCAAGATAAAAGACGTCGATCTAGGATCCGCAAAAATCATTGGAAAAGTCATAGAAAAACTAGATGTATAA
- a CDS encoding DNA polymerase III subunit delta translates to MYKKELQNLLNLTTFPNLFLLFGNDSYQIEVFTKEVLAKFSDENLLSLYFDEYDFNVAKSHLSESSLFANTNLLHVKSDKKIPAKELKILIELCKKSKDNIFIFELHEGDTKLLFDTQKAFEQNFARFFAPSTLGEAVNLLSYHASKLGLSISDEALYQIYSLQNESLYLASSELNKIANLTKNVDNSMISKLVFSLNGVSFETFFNKIISVQNIKDDFFSYSNDSNFSEIMLVNSLYKAFLRLFKIQTYVKIYGKFDIKEAIGYTPPPNIANTLKNQALSMPIELYKDIFIKLNLIEYDLKTKKDLEKESFLLSCLLSIQNLISKNRKA, encoded by the coding sequence ATGTATAAAAAAGAGCTTCAAAATTTACTAAACTTGACAACATTTCCAAATTTATTTTTATTATTTGGGAATGATTCATACCAAATAGAAGTATTTACAAAAGAAGTTTTGGCTAAATTTAGTGATGAAAATTTGCTTAGCTTATATTTTGATGAGTATGATTTTAATGTGGCAAAATCACATTTAAGCGAATCTTCACTTTTTGCAAATACAAATTTACTCCACGTAAAAAGTGACAAAAAAATACCAGCTAAAGAGCTAAAAATACTAATTGAATTATGCAAAAAAAGCAAAGATAATATATTCATTTTTGAGCTTCACGAAGGCGATACAAAGCTACTTTTTGATACGCAAAAAGCTTTCGAGCAAAATTTCGCTAGATTTTTTGCCCCTTCAACACTAGGAGAGGCTGTTAATCTCCTATCATACCATGCCTCAAAGCTTGGTCTTAGCATATCTGATGAGGCTTTGTATCAGATTTATTCCTTGCAAAATGAAAGCTTATATCTAGCCAGCAGCGAACTAAATAAGATAGCAAATTTAACCAAAAATGTAGATAATAGCATGATTTCAAAGCTGGTTTTTAGTCTAAATGGAGTTAGTTTTGAGACATTTTTTAACAAAATAATATCGGTTCAAAATATCAAAGATGATTTTTTTAGCTACTCAAATGATTCAAATTTCAGTGAAATAATGCTTGTAAATTCGCTCTACAAAGCCTTTTTGCGACTATTCAAAATCCAAACATACGTTAAAATTTATGGTAAATTTGACATTAAAGAAGCCATAGGTTACACGCCACCACCAAACATAGCAAATACATTAAAAAATCAAGCTTTAAGCATGCCAATAGAGCTTTACAAAGATATTTTTATTAAATTAAATTTAATAGAGTATGATTTAAAGACTAAAAAAGATCTTGAAAAAGAGAGTTTTTTACTCTCTTGCTTACTCTCCATACAAAACCTCATCAGCAAAAACAGAAAAGCTTAA
- the rpsF gene encoding 30S ribosomal protein S6 has product MKHYELLFILKPTLTEDEAKVKVDFIKEVITKNGGEIASVVEMGTRKLAYKIDKYERGTYVVIYFTAPTQLIAELVRNIRITEDVIRFLTVKYENKREIAAWDKLSKGLKLVPAKKELRTPEKPADAE; this is encoded by the coding sequence ATGAAACATTACGAGCTTTTATTCATCTTAAAGCCGACATTGACTGAAGATGAAGCTAAAGTTAAAGTTGACTTCATTAAAGAAGTTATCACAAAAAATGGTGGCGAAATCGCTAGCGTTGTAGAGATGGGAACTCGCAAACTTGCTTATAAAATAGACAAGTACGAAAGAGGAACTTACGTAGTTATATACTTCACAGCTCCAACTCAACTAATCGCTGAGCTAGTAAGAAACATCAGAATAACTGAAGATGTCATTAGATTTTTAACTGTAAAATATGAGAACAAAAGAGAGATTGCTGCTTGGGATAAATTAAGCAAAGGTCTAAAACTAGTTCCAGCTAAAAAAGAGTTGAGAACTCCAGAAAAACCAGCTGACGCTGAATAA
- a CDS encoding single-stranded DNA-binding protein translates to MFNKVVLVGNLTRDIELRYAQSGSAIGNTAIAVTRKFSGANGEKREETCFIDITFFGRQAEIANQYLSKGSKVLVEGRLKLDQWQDQSGNARSKHSITVENMEMLGAQGGSQSQGTQNNYQNSSYQNGGYNNQYSNENSQQSYNRVEPSYAQKQQPKAMNEQPEEKIPEIDVDKYDNEETIPF, encoded by the coding sequence ATGTTTAATAAAGTCGTTTTAGTAGGAAATCTAACAAGAGATATCGAACTTAGATACGCCCAAAGTGGCTCGGCCATAGGAAATACAGCTATAGCAGTTACTCGTAAATTTAGTGGTGCAAATGGCGAAAAAAGAGAAGAAACGTGCTTTATTGACATTACTTTTTTTGGCAGACAAGCTGAAATAGCAAACCAATACCTAAGCAAAGGCAGCAAAGTCTTAGTAGAAGGTAGATTAAAGCTAGATCAGTGGCAAGACCAAAGCGGAAATGCGCGTTCCAAACATAGCATAACTGTAGAAAATATGGAGATGTTGGGCGCTCAAGGCGGATCTCAATCTCAAGGCACACAAAATAATTACCAAAATAGTTCATACCAAAATGGCGGATACAACAACCAATACTCTAATGAAAATAGCCAACAAAGCTACAATAGAGTAGAGCCATCATACGCTCAAAAACAACAACCAAAAGCTATGAACGAACAGCCTGAGGAAAAAATCCCAGAAATAGATGTCGATAAATACGACAATGAAGAAACTATTCCATTTTAA
- the rpsR gene encoding 30S ribosomal protein S18, which yields MAEKRKYSKKYCRYTEAKVEFIDYKDTTLLKYCLSERFKIMPRRLTGTSKKYQEMVEKAIKRARHVALIPYIVDRDSVVTNPFEGL from the coding sequence ATGGCAGAAAAAAGAAAATATAGTAAAAAATATTGCAGATATACTGAAGCTAAAGTTGAATTTATAGATTACAAAGATACAACACTTTTAAAGTATTGTCTATCTGAAAGATTCAAAATCATGCCAAGACGTCTTACTGGCACAAGCAAAAAATACCAAGAAATGGTAGAAAAAGCTATAAAAAGAGCTAGACACGTTGCACTTATACCATACATAGTAGATCGTGACAGCGTAGTTACTAACCCATTTGAGGGTCTATAA